From a single Mobula birostris isolate sMobBir1 chromosome 13, sMobBir1.hap1, whole genome shotgun sequence genomic region:
- the LOC140208540 gene encoding probable G-protein coupled receptor 139 yields MLETFYRVRKIWYMVIAVIGVPVNVVAIVILFRGKCGLSTCTTHYLVAMATADLMTIVFAVILWRVSYYYFPGTFLDITPVCSVISALGQTATDCSVWFTVTFTFDRFVAICCQKQKAKYCTGKTAAVILTTVGVLLGFKNVPNAFVYFPVKVIDNVPWDCITKSDYYTGPGWLRYRWLSTVLTPLLPLVFILMLNALTVRHILVTSRVRKGLRGQSKAENRSDPEMESRRRSVILLLTSSGSLIILWSVNVAEFLYSVIAGLDQTKYNDSQYIFQHTGYKLMILTCCTNTFIYGVTQSKFREQFVNAAKYPLVSIIQLIHIGII; encoded by the exons ATGCTTGAAACATTTTACCGTGTGAGAAAGATATGGTACATGGTCATTGCCGTTATTGGTGTTCCTG TGAATGttgtggcgattgtgatcctgttccggggaaagtgcggtctctctacctgcaccactcactacctggtggccatggcaacggCGGATCTAATGACCATCGTCtttgcggtgatattgtggcgggtcagttattattacttccctgggactttcctggacatcacccccgtATGCAGTGTGATCTCTGCCCTGGGACAGACAGCCactgactgttctgtctggttcactgtcacttttacatttgatcggtttgtcgccatctgtTGCCAGAAGCAGAAAGCaaagtattgcaccgggaaaactgcggctgtgattCTGACAACAGTCGGTGTTTTGCTTGGTTTTAAAAATGTGCCCAACGCCTTTGTATATTTTCCTGTGAAAGTGATTGACAATGTACCCTGGGACTGTATTACAAAGTCGGATTACTATACAGGTCCCGGGTGGCTGAGATATAGGTGGCTTTCGACAGTTCTAACGCCATTGCTCCCGTTAGTATTTATACTaatgctcaacgctctgacagtcagacacatcctagtgaccagtcgcgtccgtaaggggctgaggggtcagagcaaggcggagaaccgcagtgacccggagatggagagcaggaggaggtctgtgatcttacttctcaccagcTCCGGCAGCTTGATCATCCTGTGGTCCGTGAATGTTGCCGAATTCCTTTATAGCGTCATTGCCGGATTGGATCAAACTAAGTACAATGACTCTCAATACATTTTTCAACACACCGGATACAAGCTGATGATATTAACTTGCTGCACAAACACttttatttatggggtaactcagtCCAAATTCAGAGAGCAGTTCGTCAACGCAGCGAAATATCCACTCGTGTCAATTATTCAATTAATTCATATAGGAATTATCTAA